From the genome of Leptospira licerasiae serovar Varillal str. VAR 010, one region includes:
- a CDS encoding biotin--[acetyl-CoA-carboxylase] ligase, whose translation MSFQLLDPEKGIFLSEAGSTNTILKGKEFPPGSWILADFQSSGRGRKGKSWSILGEEPFIFSGKFSSDSNLASPGLFSLYVGVAVAKAILSIYPSASKKDLKIKWPNDIYLDGKKVCGILIETEKEGEVWDWILGIGANLYGTEIPDYLIDAGFITDDPNEKGRRSRFLETLLPFLNDAVLAISDGERRIEFINEKLLWKGETIAWTENGEQKTATLLGVNEEGKLLARTSVGNMVEFIDSPEDFRSLG comes from the coding sequence ATGTCGTTTCAATTATTGGATCCCGAAAAAGGAATATTTCTCTCAGAAGCAGGTTCCACGAATACCATCCTAAAAGGAAAGGAATTCCCACCTGGGTCTTGGATCCTAGCGGATTTTCAATCTTCCGGAAGGGGAAGAAAAGGAAAATCATGGAGTATTTTGGGAGAAGAACCTTTTATTTTTTCTGGTAAATTCTCCTCTGATTCCAACCTAGCTTCACCTGGGCTATTCTCCCTATATGTTGGAGTCGCGGTAGCAAAGGCGATTTTGTCTATATACCCTTCTGCCAGCAAAAAAGATCTTAAGATCAAATGGCCGAACGATATTTATTTAGATGGAAAAAAAGTCTGCGGTATATTGATCGAAACGGAAAAAGAAGGAGAAGTTTGGGATTGGATCCTTGGGATAGGAGCGAATCTTTACGGTACTGAAATTCCGGATTATCTGATTGATGCGGGATTCATCACGGATGATCCAAATGAAAAAGGAAGAAGAAGCCGATTTTTAGAAACTTTACTTCCCTTTCTAAATGATGCAGTATTAGCAATTTCAGATGGAGAAAGAAGAATAGAATTCATCAATGAAAAACTTCTCTGGAAGGGAGAAACGATCGCCTGGACTGAAAATGGAGAACAAAAAACTGCCACTCTTTTAGGTGTGAATGAAGAGGGGAAATTATTAGCTCGGACCTCGGTCGGAAACATGGTCGAATTCATTGACAGCCCCGAGGATTTTAGGTCCTTGGGATAG
- a CDS encoding type III pantothenate kinase, protein MILVIDVGNTNTVFGIYKNGSKEPIFHRRTVTRRDRTSDEMGLYLKGFLREFEIDSSQIVGGIYSSVVPQLNPILERMIHDWFQIEPIRVQYQMKLPFGIKYPRPFEIGADRLVNAAAAVKDHPGKSIIIDLGTATTFCVVDDTPDYLGGVIAPGLKGSMDALTRNTAQLPPIVFQAPSKILGDSTIESIQAGFFFGWIGLLEGIIKEVRAAYGNDYRVIGTGGLVTTIHAANPKIFDKIEPLLTLRGLQILYEDNAK, encoded by the coding sequence ATGATTCTAGTAATCGATGTCGGCAATACCAACACTGTCTTTGGTATTTATAAGAACGGTTCCAAAGAGCCGATTTTCCATAGAAGAACAGTTACTCGAAGAGATAGGACTTCCGACGAAATGGGACTTTATCTCAAGGGCTTTTTGCGAGAATTCGAAATAGATAGTAGCCAGATCGTAGGCGGCATCTATTCCTCCGTTGTTCCTCAATTAAATCCTATCCTAGAAAGAATGATCCATGATTGGTTCCAAATAGAACCGATCAGAGTTCAGTACCAAATGAAGTTACCTTTCGGGATCAAGTATCCCAGACCTTTCGAGATCGGCGCCGATAGATTAGTGAATGCCGCCGCCGCAGTGAAGGATCACCCGGGAAAATCGATCATCATCGATTTAGGAACTGCTACCACATTTTGCGTAGTGGATGATACTCCAGATTATTTGGGTGGAGTGATCGCTCCTGGACTCAAAGGCTCGATGGACGCATTGACCAGAAACACCGCTCAATTACCTCCAATCGTATTCCAAGCTCCTTCGAAAATATTAGGGGATTCTACTATAGAATCTATCCAAGCTGGATTCTTTTTCGGATGGATAGGCCTTTTAGAAGGTATCATCAAAGAAGTAAGAGCAGCTTACGGAAACGATTATAGAGTGATCGGGACCGGTGGACTAGTTACCACTATCCATGCGGCGAATCCTAAAATTTTCGATAAAATAGAACCCCTGCTTACTTTAAGGGGATTACAAATATTATACGAAGATAATGCAAAATGA
- the crcB gene encoding fluoride efflux transporter CrcB — MNLLIVGLGGFLGSVCRYMISQTISKESGLFPLSTFAVNIAGSLLIGVFYGLSQGKISEEARLFATVGFCGGFTTFSAFALENLKLLQSGSYFSFFAYILLSTIVCITAVLLGIYLSK; from the coding sequence ATGAATCTGTTGATCGTAGGGCTGGGAGGATTTTTAGGATCGGTTTGCAGATATATGATATCTCAAACGATCTCTAAAGAATCCGGCCTATTTCCACTTTCCACATTTGCGGTAAATATAGCCGGATCGCTTCTCATTGGGGTATTTTACGGACTATCACAAGGAAAGATATCTGAAGAAGCTAGATTGTTTGCAACTGTGGGATTTTGCGGAGGATTTACGACCTTTTCTGCTTTTGCTTTAGAAAACCTAAAACTACTCCAATCAGGAAGCTATTTTAGTTTTTTTGCATATATATTGCTCAGCACGATAGTATGTATTACTGCCGTGCTGCTGGGCATCTACTTGAGTAAGTAA
- a CDS encoding WG repeat-containing protein, translating into MDRKIYLFVLLAFLPLIAFCSKKLQLVSFEENGIYGYKDQNGKVQISPQYSISYDFNENGVGFAFGKDGWVCLDPENKVLLNAFAFDNGPDEFSEGLARFVENSKFGFFDSSCKKVIEANYDFAFQIQQGFSIVCNDCKSVSDGEHSRIEGGKYGLIDKTGKVVVPIEYDSLSEIDPETKTLKGSKGGTKKEIRLP; encoded by the coding sequence ATGGATCGAAAAATTTACCTCTTTGTACTTCTGGCTTTTTTGCCTTTGATTGCTTTTTGTTCTAAAAAATTACAACTAGTCTCTTTCGAAGAGAACGGTATTTACGGTTATAAGGACCAGAACGGAAAAGTCCAGATATCCCCTCAGTATTCCATCTCTTATGATTTTAATGAGAACGGCGTAGGTTTTGCTTTTGGTAAAGACGGGTGGGTTTGTTTAGATCCTGAAAACAAAGTTTTATTAAATGCTTTTGCTTTCGATAACGGCCCGGATGAATTTTCAGAAGGTTTGGCTCGATTCGTAGAAAATTCTAAATTTGGATTTTTTGATTCTTCCTGTAAGAAGGTTATAGAGGCAAATTACGATTTTGCTTTTCAGATCCAGCAAGGTTTTTCCATAGTTTGTAACGATTGTAAGTCCGTTAGTGATGGAGAACATTCTCGTATCGAAGGCGGCAAATACGGTCTGATCGATAAAACAGGTAAAGTTGTTGTGCCGATTGAATATGATTCTCTTTCTGAAATCGATCCGGAAACTAAAACCTTAAAAGGTTCTAAAGGTGGTACTAAAAAAGAGATCCGTCTTCCTTAA
- a CDS encoding crossover junction endodeoxyribonuclease RuvC: MKILGIDPGSHRLGYSVLQKDKSVIRVLTYGTIEVPSGTKSPVNLIAIRRQLDAILDEYHPDLASVEELFFAKNRTTAARVYEARGVVLLTLGEHNIPLVEPTASQIKKGTTGSGTADKKDIKAALKLLLGLENLTGHDDSWDAIASAYVGFAMSGSFRNK; encoded by the coding sequence GTGAAAATTTTAGGAATAGACCCTGGGTCCCATCGTCTAGGTTATTCCGTTCTTCAAAAAGATAAATCCGTAATTCGTGTTCTCACTTACGGCACGATAGAAGTTCCGAGTGGAACAAAAAGTCCCGTCAATTTGATCGCGATTCGCAGACAATTGGACGCCATTTTGGATGAGTACCATCCTGATCTGGCTTCTGTGGAAGAATTGTTTTTTGCTAAGAATAGAACGACAGCCGCTAGAGTTTATGAGGCGAGAGGGGTCGTTTTACTTACATTAGGAGAACATAATATTCCGTTGGTCGAACCGACTGCTTCTCAGATCAAAAAGGGAACTACAGGAAGTGGGACCGCGGACAAAAAGGATATTAAAGCTGCTTTAAAACTTCTTTTGGGTCTGGAAAATTTGACCGGACATGACGATTCTTGGGATGCTATTGCGTCTGCTTATGTAGGTTTCGCTATGAGCGGCTCTTTTAGAAATAAATGA
- a CDS encoding YebC/PmpR family DNA-binding transcriptional regulator → MSGHSKWATIKRKKDAIDSKRGAIFTKVVKEITVAARMGGGDINTNPRLRLAVLKAKASNMPKDNIDRAIKKGTGELEGVVYEECLYECFGPGGTAIMVEAVTDKKSRTTPEIKSILTKLGGSLATTGSVSRLFERKGIIVIPSDQISEEELFELAVGAGAEDVQNEGEVFRVVTSPDDYEAVQTALNDKGIKSEESEIKFVALVGAEVSDKEVAEKVMKLIDNLEGHDDVQGVNSNFELSSELEKEFG, encoded by the coding sequence ATGTCCGGGCATAGTAAATGGGCAACGATTAAACGCAAAAAAGACGCTATCGATTCTAAAAGAGGGGCAATTTTTACTAAGGTGGTCAAGGAGATCACTGTTGCGGCTCGCATGGGCGGGGGGGATATAAATACCAACCCAAGATTACGACTCGCAGTTTTGAAGGCGAAGGCCAGTAACATGCCTAAAGACAATATCGACCGGGCCATCAAAAAAGGGACCGGAGAGTTGGAAGGTGTAGTGTATGAAGAATGCCTTTATGAATGTTTCGGTCCTGGTGGGACTGCGATCATGGTGGAAGCGGTTACCGATAAAAAATCAAGGACTACTCCGGAAATCAAAAGTATTCTAACCAAGTTAGGCGGGTCTTTGGCGACTACCGGCAGCGTTAGTCGCCTTTTTGAGCGGAAGGGGATTATCGTAATTCCTTCCGATCAAATTTCCGAAGAGGAATTATTCGAGTTAGCCGTTGGTGCAGGCGCGGAAGATGTTCAGAACGAGGGAGAAGTTTTTAGAGTAGTAACTTCTCCGGATGACTATGAAGCCGTTCAGACTGCTTTGAATGATAAAGGGATAAAGTCCGAAGAATCGGAGATTAAATTCGTAGCCCTGGTCGGTGCGGAAGTTTCCGACAAGGAAGTTGCAGAAAAAGTAATGAAGCTGATCGACAACTTGGAAGGTCACGATGATGTTCAAGGAGTGAACTCTAACTTCGAACTTTCTTCGGAATTAGAAAAAGAATTCGGCTAA